The following proteins come from a genomic window of Coffea arabica cultivar ET-39 chromosome 11c, Coffea Arabica ET-39 HiFi, whole genome shotgun sequence:
- the LOC113719428 gene encoding uncharacterized protein yields the protein MPPTKSGRGAGGGRFSSTSRGSAPRGSAQRGGQSGRGQGRGFPQGGQISTPRVTCGYCGKPNHTKNECWRKARKCLRYGGVDHQIVNCPLISDTQSTARSNPKPTTAGGARSRVPARVYSLDQPTVPEPTKVIEGTIPVFHWLARILIDPGATHSFVNPAFMFGIDLKVERLPYDLEVRTPTDNQILLANEMYRNCDIWVGMDWLAHYHARVDCRMKVVEFCIPGEATLKLDVRGMIASSALISGIRARKLLSRGARGYLAFLINTPGEKIKLEDMPVISEYPDVFPEELESLPPEREIEFKVDLVPGTTPISKTPYRMAPADLKELKVQLQDLLERGFIHESESPWEAPVLFVKKKDGSLRLCIDYRGLNANYPTHDLELAAVVFALKKWRHYLYGVTFEVYTDHKSLKYLFSQKELNLKQRRWVEFLEDYDCTINYHPGKANVVADALSRKAQLASSMVREWSLLEEVCEWRSRLEPKKVIFGNIEVKSALMERIKEGQVKDPIV from the exons ATGCCACCTACTAAATCCGGTCGTGGGGCTGGAGGTGGACGGTTTTCGAGCACATCTAGGGGAAGTGCTCCAAGAGGAAGTGCCCAGAGGGGAGGCCAAAGTGGTAGGGGCCAAGGTAGAGGTTTTCCCCAGGGAGGCCAAATCTCCACTCCCCGGGTAACGTGTGGGTATTGTGGGAAACCGAACCACACTAAAAATGAGTGCTGGAGAAAGGCTCGAAAGTGCCTGAGGTACGGAGGTGTGGATCACCAGATAGTCAACTGTCCGCTGATCAGTGACACCCAGTCGACTGCCAGGTCAAATCCAAAACCGACCACCGCTGGAGGGGCCAGGTCGAGGGTACCGGCCAGAGTATATTCGCTGGATCAACCAACCGTGCCTGAACCAACGAAGGTGATAGAAGGCACAATCCCTGTTTTTCACTGGTTAGCCAGAATTTTGATCGACCCTGGTGCTACTCACTCTTTTGTTAATCCTGCATTTATGTTTGGAAttgacttgaaagttgaaaGGTTACCTTATGATTTAGAGGTAAGAACACCTACGGATAATCAAATTTTACTTGCGAATGAGATGTATAGGAATTGTGACATTTGGGTTG gtatggattggctagctcatTATCATGCTCGAGTAGACTGTAGGATGAAAgtggttgaattttgtataccgGGGGAGGCAACTCTAAAGTTAGACGTGAGGGGTATGATAGCCTCTTCTGCGCTTATTTCGGGAataagggctaggaaattgcttagtcgTGGGGCACGCGGCTACTTAGCTTTCCTGATTAACACTCCGGGAGAAAAGATTAAGTTAGAAGACATGCCAGTAATCAGTGAATATCCGGACGTATTTCCGGAGGAGTTGGAGTCTCTGCCACCTGAAagggagattgaatttaaagttGACCTAGTACCCGGAACTACTCCTATTTCGAAAACCCCTTATCGTATGGCACCTGCTGACCTTAAGGAGTTAAAGGTGCAATTGCAAGACTTGCTAGAACGGGGGTTCATACATGAGAGCGAGTCGCCGTGGGAAGCTCCAgtgttatttgttaaaaagaaggacggaAGTTTAAGGTTATGCATTGACTATCGAGGGCTGAATGCA aattatccgacccatgacttggagcttgCAGCTGTAGTGTTCGCTTTGAAAAAATGGCGACATTATCTCTATGGTGTAACTTTCGAGGTTTATACGGatcataagagtcttaagtatctgttttctcagaaggagttaAATCTAAAACAACGTCGGTGGGTAGAGTTCTTAGAGGATTATGACtgtacaattaactaccatcctgGAAAAGCCaacgttgtagcagatgctttaagccgaaaggctcaactagcaagttcTATGGTGAGAGAGTGGAGCCTGTTAGAAGAGGTATGTGAGTGGAGATCTCGTTTGGAACCAaagaaggtgatttttggaaatattgaggtGAAGTCGGCATTGATGGAACGGATCAAAGAGGGCCAAGTGAAGGATCCAATAGTGTAA